The proteins below are encoded in one region of Sneathia sanguinegens:
- the recN gene encoding DNA repair protein RecN, producing the protein MIKELIINNLAIIKDIEMDFNTKFSTITGETGAGKSIILDGIALITGKRANVSSIRKDEDLLKVQAVIEISEELKNRISKIVDDIDLEDNELIIYRQISKDAKSKISINGKRVTLNVLSNIMELVVDIVGQHENQYLLKKIYHQDLLDAFLDVKKYELKASVSKIREINRQISEVEEEKKQIIEKKDFYKFSIKEIEAANLYENQDEELEEKYKLAFNQGRINEGLTNLQIELDEYMLPSLKRALRGLQYIQEYSNISEIYGKLEEAREILNEVNNDIEISDEEYNIDELSERIDKINNLKKKYGSTIKEILEYKNKLENSLDKLEYSSDFIEELKNKKEMYIKEYIEKAENLSKERKAFAIKLEKEINQELRELNMKEASFKVLFNKKEGFYEKGVDDIEFLIKTNKGQDYQKLAKIASGGEMSRIMLALKVVFSKVDKLETLIFDEIDAGISGETVKLVANKMKKLAKNVQVICVTHSPNIAASSKEQFLIYKENEKDKTLTKIKKLNEEERIKEIARIISGNNISKALEEHVKEMMKDND; encoded by the coding sequence GTGATAAAGGAACTAATAATAAATAATTTAGCAATAATTAAAGATATAGAAATGGATTTTAATACGAAATTTAGTACTATAACAGGTGAAACTGGTGCAGGTAAGTCTATAATACTTGATGGAATAGCATTGATTACCGGAAAAAGGGCAAATGTTTCGTCAATTAGAAAAGATGAAGACTTATTAAAAGTACAGGCAGTTATAGAAATTTCGGAAGAGTTAAAGAATAGAATTAGTAAAATAGTTGATGATATTGATTTAGAAGATAATGAACTAATAATTTATAGACAAATTTCAAAAGATGCTAAATCAAAAATTAGTATAAATGGAAAAAGGGTAACTTTAAATGTACTAAGTAATATAATGGAATTGGTAGTAGATATAGTTGGTCAACATGAAAATCAATATTTATTAAAAAAGATTTATCACCAAGATTTATTGGATGCTTTTTTAGATGTAAAAAAATATGAATTAAAAGCAAGTGTTTCAAAAATTAGAGAAATTAATAGACAAATAAGTGAGGTTGAAGAAGAAAAAAAACAAATCATAGAAAAAAAGGATTTCTATAAATTTAGTATAAAAGAAATAGAAGCTGCTAATCTGTATGAAAATCAGGATGAAGAATTAGAAGAAAAATATAAATTAGCTTTCAATCAAGGAAGAATTAATGAAGGGCTTACAAATCTACAGATAGAATTAGATGAATATATGTTACCTAGTTTAAAAAGGGCCTTAAGAGGCTTGCAGTATATTCAAGAATATTCTAATATTTCTGAAATTTATGGTAAATTAGAAGAAGCAAGAGAAATTTTAAATGAAGTTAATAATGATATAGAAATTTCAGACGAAGAATATAATATAGATGAATTAAGTGAAAGAATAGATAAAATAAATAATTTGAAGAAAAAATATGGAAGTACTATAAAAGAAATACTTGAATATAAAAATAAATTAGAAAATAGCTTAGATAAATTAGAATACTCATCAGATTTTATTGAAGAGTTAAAAAATAAAAAAGAAATGTATATAAAAGAATATATAGAAAAAGCTGAAAATTTATCCAAGGAAAGAAAAGCCTTTGCAATTAAATTAGAAAAGGAAATAAATCAAGAATTAAGAGAACTTAATATGAAAGAAGCAAGTTTCAAAGTTTTATTTAATAAAAAAGAAGGCTTTTATGAAAAAGGAGTAGATGATATAGAATTTTTAATAAAAACAAATAAAGGACAAGATTATCAAAAATTAGCTAAAATAGCTTCAGGTGGAGAAATGTCTAGAATTATGTTGGCATTAAAAGTGGTATTCTCAAAAGTAGATAAATTAGAAACTTTAATATTTGATGAAATTGATGCGGGAATTTCTGGAGAAACAGTAAAATTAGTTGCAAATAAAATGAAAAAACTAGCTAAAAATGTACAAGTAATTTGTGTTACACATTCACCTAATATAGCAGCCAGTTCAAAAGAACAATTTTTGATATATAAGGAAAATGAAAAAGATAAAACTTTAACAAAAATAAAAAAATTGAATGAAGAAGAAAGAATTAAAGAAATTGCTAGAATTATATCAGGAAATAATATAAGCAAGGCTCTAGAAGAACATGTAAAAGAGATGATGAAAGATAATGACTGA
- the pcp gene encoding pyroglutamyl-peptidase I, protein MKILVTGFNPFGSEKINSSIEAVKALKDKILDAEIIKLEIPTVYMKSIKKIDAAIKKYDPDIILSIGQAGGRADISIERIGINIDDYRIKDNEGNQPIDEKIFEDGKNAYFSNIPIKAMIENIQKANIPASISNTAGTFVCNHVLYGVQYLINKKYFNKKSGFIHIPYLPEQVIHKKNVPSMSLVDIVKGLTKAIEAIIENSCDKKISCGEIC, encoded by the coding sequence ATGAAAATATTAGTTACAGGTTTTAACCCTTTTGGGAGTGAAAAAATAAATTCTTCTATTGAAGCTGTGAAAGCATTAAAAGATAAGATTTTAGATGCAGAAATTATAAAATTGGAAATACCAACTGTATATATGAAATCTATAAAAAAGATAGATGCTGCCATAAAAAAATATGATCCAGATATAATATTGTCAATAGGTCAAGCAGGAGGTAGAGCAGATATTTCAATAGAAAGAATAGGCATAAATATAGATGATTATAGAATAAAAGATAATGAGGGTAATCAACCTATAGATGAAAAAATATTTGAAGATGGCAAAAATGCATATTTCTCAAATATACCTATAAAAGCTATGATTGAAAATATACAAAAAGCAAATATTCCTGCTTCTATTTCGAATACAGCTGGAACTTTTGTTTGTAATCATGTTCTATATGGAGTACAATATTTAATAAATAAAAAATATTTTAATAAAAAATCAGGCTTTATACATATACCTTATTTACCTGAGCAAGTCATACATAAAAAAAATGTACCATCTATGTCTTTAGTAGATATAGTTAAAGGATTAACAAAGGCTATTGAAGCAATAATAGAAAATTCTTGTGATAAAAAAATTAGTTGTGGAGAAATATGCTAG
- a CDS encoding alpha/beta hydrolase fold domain-containing protein, with protein MKKILKIFIVFLSIISLNSCSKLTVNGLRFLSRNVINDRDKFLKNIVYIHGLVETIDAKKGYTLKLYDYKGVKFYNYRKKESKNVLIYFHGGAFVIDTIKGLYFKMNEQILDKSPQNYEILMVDLKGKKYPDQSVELEKVLEYAFSNYDKVVVAGDSSGGNVVLSTLLKRRDENKKLPQGIFLLSPWTDLTNNAPSRRFNFKKDALFGEAYPKLLVDNPYIEDVKNRKDPYVSPIYGNYKNFPKTLIQYGSDEILSDDSKFVYNAMKTSGVDVKLEEYEGMIHVFQLFPMLDKRDEALKNISNFLGEIYK; from the coding sequence GTGAAAAAAATTCTTAAGATATTTATTGTGTTTTTATCAATAATTTCATTAAATTCATGTAGTAAATTAACTGTTAATGGGCTTAGATTTTTAAGCCGTAATGTAATAAATGACAGAGATAAATTTTTAAAAAATATTGTATATATACATGGTTTAGTTGAAACTATAGATGCTAAAAAAGGCTATACTTTAAAATTATATGATTATAAGGGTGTTAAATTCTATAATTATAGAAAAAAGGAAAGTAAAAATGTACTTATATATTTTCATGGAGGAGCCTTTGTAATAGACACAATAAAAGGCTTATACTTTAAAATGAATGAACAAATTTTAGATAAGAGTCCACAAAATTATGAGATACTTATGGTAGATTTGAAAGGGAAAAAATATCCTGATCAATCAGTTGAATTAGAAAAAGTTTTAGAATATGCTTTTTCAAATTATGATAAGGTAGTCGTTGCAGGGGATAGTTCTGGTGGAAATGTCGTATTATCAACTCTATTAAAAAGAAGAGATGAAAATAAGAAATTACCTCAAGGTATTTTTCTTTTATCTCCTTGGACAGATTTGACAAATAATGCACCAAGTAGAAGATTCAATTTTAAAAAAGATGCACTGTTTGGGGAGGCTTATCCTAAGTTATTGGTGGATAATCCATATATTGAAGATGTGAAAAATAGAAAAGATCCATATGTATCGCCTATATATGGAAATTATAAGAATTTTCCAAAAACACTTATACAATATGGAAGTGATGAAATTTTGAGTGATGATTCAAAATTTGTTTACAATGCAATGAAAACAAGTGGAGTAGATGTTAAATTAGAAGAATATGAAGGTATGATACATGTATTTCAATTATTCCCAATGTTGGATAAGAGAGATGAAGCATTAAAAAATATTTCAAATTTTTTAGGAGAAATTTATAAATGA
- the xerA gene encoding site-specific tyrosine recombinase/integron integrase — translation MTEDNNYVSLNEFLDYLRLEKGSSEKTIQSYRKDLTIFFEKINKKYTEVVKEDIYKYIENMKEKYKYNSVQRKISSLKSYYKFLYVNKYISTDPTNTVKAMKKKKRLPDILTEEELKKIIDTFNHEAKNVRDRLILELLIATGARISEIVNLEVKDIEDSDYRYIRVLGKGSKYRYIPIYEQIAKKLKEYIYKERLELIENKRDFRLFPRASREQFYKVLKEHSKSCNIEKHVHPHMIRHTVATILLKNGADIRSVQEILGHAGITTTEIYTHVEKSKLKKIYDKIKIGDDNEN, via the coding sequence ATGACTGAAGATAATAACTATGTAAGTCTTAATGAATTTTTAGATTATTTGCGACTAGAAAAGGGAAGTTCTGAAAAAACTATTCAAAGTTATAGAAAAGATTTAACTATTTTTTTTGAAAAGATTAATAAAAAATATACAGAAGTAGTCAAAGAAGATATATATAAATATATTGAAAATATGAAAGAAAAGTATAAATATAACTCTGTTCAAAGAAAAATTTCTTCGCTTAAGTCCTATTATAAATTTCTTTATGTTAATAAGTATATTAGTACAGATCCAACAAATACAGTTAAGGCTATGAAAAAGAAAAAAAGATTGCCAGATATACTAACAGAGGAAGAATTAAAAAAAATAATAGATACATTTAATCATGAAGCTAAAAATGTAAGGGATAGATTAATTTTAGAATTATTAATAGCTACAGGTGCTAGAATATCTGAAATTGTTAATTTAGAAGTTAAGGATATTGAAGATAGCGATTATAGATATATAAGAGTATTAGGAAAGGGTTCGAAATATAGATATATCCCTATATATGAGCAGATTGCTAAAAAATTAAAGGAATATATTTATAAAGAAAGACTAGAATTAATAGAAAATAAAAGAGATTTTAGACTTTTTCCGCGAGCTTCAAGGGAACAATTTTATAAGGTTTTAAAAGAACATTCGAAAAGTTGTAATATAGAAAAACATGTACATCCCCATATGATAAGACATACAGTTGCAACAATTTTACTAAAAAATGGGGCAGACATTAGGAGTGTTCAAGAAATATTAGGTCATGCTGGTATAACTACTACAGAAATTTATACACATGTAGAAAAATCAAAATTAAAAAAAATATATGATAAGATAAAAATAGGAGATGACAATGAAAATTAA
- a CDS encoding NAD(+)/NADH kinase, with protein MKILIVKKDKLNIEKEIQILKKYSIEIVNDKPDYIITFGGDGTILRAMKYAMKYRKPILAVNFGRIGYMADIEASFFEKRIRELKNKDFNLSKRYLLECKVGMKKYYALNEIAFKFENMGELSLYDENVEITGFRGDGLIISTPTGSTAYAMSAGGSIIHPSIKVLNIVAISPQYLGTRPLILPDRNLKVISKARIYVDGKLKKKFCKEVFIKYSEKYIELIEPQDKNYYYILKKKLDWRGTSEKNS; from the coding sequence ATGAAAATTTTAATAGTAAAGAAAGATAAATTAAATATAGAAAAAGAAATTCAAATTTTAAAAAAATATTCAATAGAAATAGTTAATGATAAACCTGATTATATTATAACCTTTGGGGGAGATGGAACTATATTAAGAGCAATGAAATATGCAATGAAATATAGAAAACCAATTTTAGCAGTTAATTTTGGTAGAATTGGTTATATGGCAGATATAGAAGCTAGTTTTTTTGAAAAGAGAATTAGAGAATTAAAAAATAAAGATTTTAATTTAAGTAAAAGATATTTGCTTGAATGCAAAGTTGGAATGAAAAAATATTATGCTCTTAATGAAATAGCTTTTAAATTTGAAAATATGGGAGAATTAAGTCTTTATGATGAAAATGTTGAAATAACAGGATTTCGAGGAGATGGACTAATTATTTCTACACCTACAGGATCAACAGCCTATGCTATGTCAGCTGGGGGAAGCATAATTCACCCTAGTATTAAGGTTTTAAATATAGTTGCAATTTCGCCTCAATATTTGGGAACAAGACCTTTAATTTTACCAGATAGAAATTTGAAAGTAATATCAAAAGCAAGAATATATGTAGATGGGAAATTAAAGAAAAAATTTTGTAAAGAAGTTTTTATTAAATATTCAGAAAAATATATCGAATTAATAGAACCACAAGATAAAAATTATTACTATATTTTAAAAAAGAAATTAGATTGGAGAGGGACAAGTGAAAAAAATTCTTAA
- a CDS encoding ABC transporter permease — MNNKEEEKFSEAPTGFEVIKREFLKDKVALFSLIILVSLILIIFISSLLLNQEEVMTVSLLDKFARPGEGFWLGADSGGRSILGQLIIGARNSIIIGFSVTIISQVIGIMVGLIAGYYAGRVDNIIMRIIDFIMILPTTMVIIVFITIVPKYTVSKFIFILTAFVWIGTARLIRSKALSEGRKDYISASKTLGTSDIKIMLTELLPNISSIILVDLTLTFAGNIGIETGLTFLGYGLPPSTPSLGTLISYASKPEIISTKLWVWLPASLLILVLMLCINYVGQALKRASDARQRLG, encoded by the coding sequence ATGAATAATAAAGAAGAAGAAAAATTCAGTGAAGCACCTACTGGATTTGAAGTTATAAAAAGAGAATTTTTAAAAGATAAGGTAGCCTTATTTTCATTAATAATATTAGTATCATTGATTTTAATAATATTTATATCATCTTTATTATTAAATCAAGAAGAAGTAATGACAGTAAGTTTATTGGATAAATTTGCAAGACCTGGTGAAGGATTTTGGCTTGGAGCAGATTCTGGAGGTAGATCTATTCTAGGGCAATTGATTATAGGAGCAAGAAATTCAATAATTATTGGGTTTTCAGTTACTATAATTTCGCAAGTGATAGGTATAATGGTAGGACTTATAGCAGGTTATTATGCTGGGCGTGTGGATAATATTATTATGCGTATAATAGACTTTATTATGATATTACCAACAACAATGGTTATAATAGTGTTTATAACAATAGTTCCAAAATATACAGTAAGTAAATTTATTTTCATATTAACAGCTTTTGTATGGATAGGTACGGCAAGATTGATTAGATCAAAAGCCTTATCAGAAGGTAGAAAGGACTATATTAGTGCTTCAAAGACCTTAGGTACAAGTGATATAAAAATAATGTTAACTGAATTATTGCCAAATATTAGTTCTATTATATTAGTAGATTTAACATTGACATTTGCAGGAAACATAGGTATTGAAACAGGATTGACCTTTTTAGGTTACGGTCTTCCGCCTTCAACACCATCATTAGGAACATTAATAAGTTATGCATCAAAACCAGAAATAATATCAACAAAATTATGGGTTTGGTTGCCAGCTTCTTTATTAATACTTGTCTTAATGTTATGTATTAATTATGTAGGACAAGCATTGAAGAGAGCATCTGATGCAAGACAAAGATTAGGATAG
- a CDS encoding alpha/beta hydrolase, protein MDIAKSMIKAMKLRKDDEFGLGKENFIYEGLDISKIRSKIGYRSKDLAKDVKKEEKNVLGIKVYKYYIQDKIDKIVISLHGGGFYGGASVIMENCNKYIAKSGFCVYAIDYTLAPEKKFPDTMHEIYDVVKEIIKINPKCKIAIIGDSAGGHLAMNVALLEPKLFSYIALFYPVICLKQRKAWNIKEYGLEEDSIYAKASINFLYHIMKLIQKLYLKKDYDEESKFFDLRKISIEDFKKFAKVKVIMAEFDYFNLDIEDFCLKFNISERIYKGMGHGFLEFLGYVPEAKQALDEIIEELKEI, encoded by the coding sequence ATGGATATAGCAAAGTCAATGATAAAAGCCATGAAATTAAGAAAAGATGATGAATTTGGCTTAGGTAAAGAAAATTTTATATACGAAGGACTAGATATATCAAAAATTAGATCTAAAATAGGTTATAGATCAAAAGATTTGGCAAAAGATGTAAAAAAAGAAGAAAAAAATGTTTTAGGTATAAAAGTATATAAATACTATATTCAAGATAAAATAGATAAAATAGTAATAAGTTTGCATGGTGGAGGCTTTTATGGAGGAGCTTCAGTTATAATGGAAAATTGCAATAAATATATTGCAAAATCAGGCTTTTGTGTTTATGCAATAGATTATACTTTAGCACCAGAAAAAAAGTTTCCAGATACAATGCACGAAATATATGATGTAGTAAAGGAAATAATAAAGATAAATCCAAAATGTAAAATAGCAATAATTGGGGATAGTGCAGGAGGGCATCTTGCAATGAATGTAGCCTTATTAGAACCAAAGCTATTTTCATATATTGCCCTATTTTATCCAGTTATTTGTTTAAAACAAAGAAAAGCTTGGAATATTAAAGAATATGGCTTAGAAGAAGATAGTATTTATGCAAAGGCAAGCATCAATTTTTTGTACCATATAATGAAATTAATACAAAAGCTTTATTTAAAAAAAGACTATGATGAAGAATCTAAATTTTTTGATTTGAGAAAAATTAGTATAGAAGATTTTAAAAAATTTGCTAAAGTAAAAGTAATAATGGCAGAATTTGATTATTTTAATTTGGATATAGAAGATTTTTGTTTGAAATTTAATATATCTGAAAGAATATACAAAGGTATGGGACATGGCTTTTTGGAATTTTTAGGTTATGTTCCTGAAGCGAAACAAGCTCTTGATGAAATAATAGAGGAATTAAAGGAAATTTAA
- a CDS encoding alpha/beta hydrolase fold domain-containing protein — translation MKKILKLAIICILCTSCSALTLKSMDILLNKIVIDKARFFKVIDFGSELIDTVNKKRGYTLKKFSYKNVLFYNYKKRDSKNAVVYVHGGGFMVNYVDSLRFSFAETIIEKTKADFEVVLVDMKGTKYPEQQDEVNVVLDYVLPRYSKVIIMGDSAGGNIVLSALLKRRDEKKQLPNGIVLMSAWADLSNNVPSRRTNFNKDILLGKKPIVLLDDNPYARKVKDKRNPYVSPVYGDYHGFPKTLLQCGEDEVLKDDSALVYENMKENGIDAKFEIYKGMIHAFQLYPIFSKTEQAVKSITNFLEAIYCDKGTNNK, via the coding sequence ATGAAAAAAATATTAAAATTAGCGATTATTTGTATATTATGTACTTCGTGTAGTGCATTAACATTAAAAAGTATGGACATACTTTTAAATAAAATTGTAATTGACAAGGCTAGATTTTTTAAAGTTATAGATTTTGGTTCAGAATTAATTGACACTGTTAATAAAAAAAGAGGTTATACTTTAAAGAAATTTAGCTATAAAAATGTTCTATTCTATAATTATAAAAAAAGAGATAGTAAAAATGCAGTTGTCTATGTACATGGAGGAGGCTTCATGGTTAATTATGTAGATAGTTTAAGATTTTCTTTTGCAGAAACAATAATAGAAAAAACAAAGGCAGATTTTGAGGTTGTACTTGTAGATATGAAAGGAACTAAATATCCAGAACAACAAGATGAAGTTAATGTAGTATTAGACTATGTTTTACCAAGATATTCTAAAGTTATAATAATGGGTGACAGTGCAGGAGGTAATATTGTATTATCAGCCTTACTTAAAAGAAGAGATGAAAAAAAACAACTACCAAATGGAATAGTTTTAATGTCAGCTTGGGCAGATTTATCTAATAATGTTCCAAGTAGAAGAACTAATTTTAATAAAGATATTTTATTAGGAAAAAAACCTATTGTATTACTTGACGATAATCCTTATGCAAGAAAGGTAAAAGATAAAAGAAATCCATATGTATCGCCAGTTTATGGTGATTATCATGGCTTTCCTAAAACTTTGTTACAATGCGGAGAAGACGAAGTTTTAAAAGATGATAGTGCATTAGTATATGAAAATATGAAAGAAAATGGAATAGATGCTAAATTTGAAATATATAAAGGTATGATACATGCTTTTCAATTATACCCGATTTTTTCAAAGACAGAACAAGCAGTTAAAAGTATAACAAACTTTTTGGAGGCTATATATTGTGATAAAGGAACTAATAATAAATAA
- a CDS encoding ATP-binding cassette domain-containing protein: protein MSKVMEVKNLKVHYPIRGGFFNRILDYVYAVDGVDMLIESGKSYGLVGESGSGKSTIGKAIIGLEKVTSGEVIYNEKRISLNKIKRKSAYRKDVQMIFQDSMSSLNPKKRVLDIIAEPLRNFDNLTVKEEKKKVIELLNIVGMTEDTIYKYPFEFSGGQRQRIGVARSVATKPKLIIADEPVSALDLSVQAQVLNYMKDIQKQFGLSYIFISHDLGVVKHMCDEIYIMYRGRFVEKGLREDIYTNPQHIYTKRLIAAIPDVNPRTRDINRENRLLVEKEYKEKEKEYYTENGKVFDLKPLDPTKSNETHFVALKGVK, encoded by the coding sequence ATGAGCAAAGTAATGGAAGTTAAAAATTTAAAAGTACATTATCCTATAAGAGGAGGCTTTTTTAATAGAATATTGGACTATGTTTATGCTGTAGATGGTGTAGATATGTTGATAGAATCAGGAAAAAGCTATGGTTTAGTTGGAGAATCAGGTAGTGGTAAATCAACAATAGGGAAGGCTATAATAGGTCTTGAAAAAGTAACATCTGGGGAAGTAATATATAATGAAAAAAGAATATCTTTGAATAAAATAAAGAGAAAATCAGCATATAGAAAAGATGTACAAATGATTTTCCAAGATTCAATGTCTTCATTAAATCCTAAAAAAAGAGTTTTAGATATTATAGCAGAACCTTTAAGAAATTTTGATAATCTAACAGTGAAAGAGGAAAAGAAAAAGGTAATAGAATTATTGAATATAGTTGGTATGACAGAAGATACTATCTATAAATATCCTTTTGAATTTTCTGGAGGACAAAGACAAAGAATAGGAGTTGCAAGATCAGTTGCAACAAAACCTAAATTAATAATAGCAGATGAACCAGTTTCAGCACTTGATTTGTCTGTTCAAGCACAGGTGTTAAATTATATGAAGGACATACAAAAGCAATTTGGCTTGAGCTATATCTTTATTTCACATGATTTAGGTGTAGTAAAACATATGTGTGATGAAATTTATATAATGTATAGAGGAAGATTTGTAGAAAAAGGATTAAGAGAAGATATTTATACAAATCCACAACATATTTATACAAAGAGACTAATAGCGGCTATACCAGATGTAAATCCTAGAACTAGGGATATAAATCGTGAAAATAGACTGTTAGTTGAGAAAGAATACAAAGAAAAAGAAAAAGAATATTATACAGAAAATGGTAAAGTATTTGATTTAAAACCATTAGATCCCACAAAGAGCAATGAAACTCATTTTGTTGCATTGAAAGGGGTGAAATAA
- a CDS encoding ABC transporter ATP-binding protein: MESETLLTIKHLNTSFRIKDDYYNAVDDVSINLKKNEVLAIVGESGCGKSTLATSIIGLHDPINTKVEGEILFNNKNLVGLSEDEYNKIRGNKIGMIFQDPLSALNPLMRIGQQIEEGLLYHTKLDEKERRKRVLELVKRVGIPNPERVINRFPHELSGGMRQRVIIAIALSCKPDILIADEPTTALDVTIQAQILDLIQELEDEIGAGIILITHDLGVVAEMADRVAVMYAGQIVELADVNELFNNPKHPYTKSLLNSIPQLDKATEHLHVIQGTVPSLKNLPRVGCRFSSRIPWISEDEHEKNPILHEISPEHFVRCTCYKNFHFDDMSGDNK; this comes from the coding sequence TTGGAAAGTGAGACATTGCTGACAATAAAACATTTGAACACGAGTTTTAGAATAAAAGATGATTATTATAATGCAGTAGATGATGTGTCAATAAATTTAAAAAAGAATGAAGTTTTAGCAATTGTAGGAGAATCTGGATGTGGTAAATCAACATTAGCGACTTCTATAATTGGCTTACACGATCCGATAAACACTAAAGTAGAAGGAGAAATCCTATTTAATAATAAAAATTTGGTTGGGCTTAGTGAAGATGAATATAATAAAATAAGAGGTAATAAAATAGGAATGATATTTCAGGATCCTCTTTCTGCACTGAATCCACTTATGAGAATAGGGCAACAAATTGAAGAAGGTTTATTGTATCATACAAAATTAGATGAAAAAGAAAGAAGAAAAAGGGTACTTGAATTAGTTAAAAGAGTAGGTATCCCTAATCCAGAAAGAGTTATAAATAGATTTCCTCATGAATTATCAGGTGGTATGAGACAAAGAGTAATAATAGCTATTGCACTTTCTTGTAAACCTGACATTTTGATAGCTGATGAACCAACAACAGCATTAGATGTTACAATACAAGCACAAATACTTGATTTAATACAAGAGTTAGAAGATGAAATAGGTGCAGGTATAATATTGATAACACATGACTTAGGTGTTGTTGCAGAAATGGCAGATAGAGTTGCAGTTATGTATGCTGGTCAAATAGTAGAATTAGCAGATGTAAATGAATTATTTAATAATCCTAAGCATCCATATACAAAATCTCTATTGAATTCTATACCTCAGTTAGATAAGGCTACTGAGCATTTACATGTTATACAAGGAACAGTGCCTTCACTTAAAAATTTACCAAGGGTAGGATGTAGATTTTCTTCAAGAATACCTTGGATAAGTGAAGATGAACATGAAAAGAATCCAATATTACATGAAATTTCACCTGAGCATTTTGTAAGATGTACTTGTTATAAGAATTTTCATTTTGATGATATGAGTGGTGATAATAAATGA
- the opp4B gene encoding oligopeptide ABC transporter permease: MWKTVLRRILIMIPQIIILSILIFLLAKMMPGDPFSGLMDPNVSPARIAELRQKLGLNDPWYLQYIRWVRNLFRGDLGISYTYKLKVTTLIGQRGYNTFILSLFSVILSYAIAIPLGILAGRYNGSKLDKAVILYNYISYAIPTFVLSILMLWLFGYTLRIFPTSGSVDLGIKPGSIHYFVNRFYHIMLPSITYALLSTVGTIQYLRNEVIDAKQLDYVKTARSKGVPVSKVYTKHIFRNSILPIAAFFGYTITGLLGGSVFIETIFGYPGMGQLFISSISSRDYSVITALILMYGLLTLFGTLLSDIILSIVDPRIRIE, translated from the coding sequence ATGTGGAAAACAGTATTAAGAAGAATCCTTATAATGATACCTCAAATTATAATATTGAGTATTCTAATTTTCTTATTAGCTAAAATGATGCCTGGAGATCCATTTTCAGGATTAATGGATCCAAATGTTTCACCAGCAAGAATAGCAGAATTAAGACAAAAATTAGGATTGAACGATCCTTGGTATTTACAATATATAAGATGGGTGAGAAATTTATTTAGAGGAGATTTAGGTATAAGTTATACATATAAATTAAAAGTTACAACTTTGATAGGGCAAAGAGGATATAATACCTTTATTCTTTCATTATTTAGTGTTATCTTGTCATATGCAATTGCAATACCTTTAGGAATATTGGCAGGAAGATATAATGGATCAAAATTAGATAAGGCAGTTATTTTATATAATTATATAAGTTATGCAATACCAACATTCGTTTTATCAATATTAATGTTATGGCTATTTGGATATACATTAAGAATATTCCCTACATCGGGTTCAGTAGATTTAGGAATAAAACCAGGATCTATTCATTACTTTGTAAATAGGTTCTATCATATAATGCTACCATCAATAACATATGCATTATTAAGTACTGTTGGTACAATACAATATTTAAGAAATGAAGTTATAGATGCAAAACAATTAGATTATGTTAAAACAGCTAGAAGTAAGGGTGTGCCTGTTAGTAAAGTATATACAAAACATATATTTAGAAATTCAATACTACCTATTGCTGCCTTCTTTGGTTACACAATTACAGGTTTATTAGGTGGTTCAGTATTTATTGAAACTATATTTGGTTATCCAGGAATGGGGCAATTATTCATATCTTCAATAAGTTCAAGAGATTATAGTGTTATAACAGCATTGATATTGATGTATGGTTTATTAACATTATTTGGAACATTATTATCAGATATAATATTGAGTATAGTAGATCCAAGAATAAGAATAGAGTAG